DNA sequence from the Aphelocoma coerulescens isolate FSJ_1873_10779 chromosome 27, UR_Acoe_1.0, whole genome shotgun sequence genome:
GTCCCTGGGGAGCCGCGCGGGTCCCTCGGGGTCCCCTCGGGAAGCAGCGCCCGCGCCACGCCGATGAGGACGGACCCGCCGGGACCTCGCTGCCGCTAGACCCGTACGTACCCCCGGTGCTGCCGGACGCGGGGACCCCCGACGGGACCCCCGGGAGGGTCCCGGGGACGCGGCTGCCCTGACCGGCGGCTGGGACGCGGCCGCGGCTGTCCCACCGCCCGCTCCGGCCCCGGCAAGTCCCTGCTCGCCACCCCGCCGCATCCGCTGGCCACCGAGCCCCGGGGCTCCCGCGACACCGCGCTGCGTCCCCCAGCTCCAATTTCCAGCGCGACCCCCTCCCCGCGGGACCGGGACTCTTCCCGTGGGGCTGAGACCCCTCCCGCGGTGCCGACCCCCCGCGCCGGTGCCGAGTCCCGCGAGGGGCTGCACAGgctggacccccccccccccacccacccccgcCGCCACCGGTGCGGCCCCgttcccctccccaaaattccccggGGAGCTCCGCTGCGGCTCCGGGCAGCGCTGCCGTGGGCTGTGCGGCGGGGACGATCCCGAACCCACCGCACCCCCCGACCCCGCAGCGTCCCCCCGACATCGGGGCACCCCCCCGGGATTCACGGCATCCCCCCAAAACCGCGGCATCCCCCGAGCCCGCGGGCCCGGCTCCCaccgccgcccccccccccccccccgtcggGGCTGCCGGTGCTGGGGGCAGCggcgcccgcccggccccaccGCGGGGCGAGGCACCGGCGGGGCTGGGAGACGGGGCCGGGCCGCCTCTGCCCAGCCCGGGCCGTGACTCACGGGACGCTTCACCCGccgctgcctcagtttccctgcgGTGAAATGGCCAACGCGTCGCTGAGCCCcgccagggagggagggaggacgCTGGGGGCCCCTGGGGATTTTTGTCATCATTCCCGGATGGAAAAATGTCCTGGGAGGCTCCATGGCTGGCTGAGGCAGGCCCGTGGATGGGGGGGTTCTCCCAgcgctccccccatcccggtCGTGGCCCTTTTTCCCCGggtttggagctgggatgggggggaTGGTGCCGCTGGTCACGGCGGGGCTGCACTGCGGGGGTCGCTGGGACCCCCGAGCCGAGGGGGATGGTTGGGAGTGGGGTGAGCCAGGAGAGCCCTGATGGGGCCGTGCTGGATCTGATGGGGTGGGACCGACCCCCGGACCCCACGGAGGATCCCTTCCACTCCTTTGGAGGTTAGGGGGGCTGTGGGATGTCCCTGCCAGGTCCCCTCAGTCCCCAGAGCGGGGGGACCCTGTGGGTGCCAGCTGCCGCCCCAAAGCCCCGTGACGGGCTGTCACCGCGGCGTTTTGTGGGTTTGACCCCAGTTTTGAGCTCATGGGGAGCAGGGGTCTAGGAGGGGTCAGGACCCCACTGAGCACCACCGCGAGTGGGAGCGAGGGACCCCCTCAGTGCCAGCCCTGTCCGACCCCACTCGTGTCCCCAGGAGGCAGGGACAGTCCCCAGTGGGGAGcaggaccccaaaacctgcTCAGCTGCCACCCCGGGGGGCTCATCCTGCCCCCACGAGTGTCGGTAGCACAGGTACAGGTGGGTCCCGTCGGGGAGATTTTGGAATCCCCCCTCAAAACACCCACCCTGATCTTTGGGGTCCCCCTGCCTTCCTGGGTGACACCTGGCAGGGGAAAACGGTGTCCTCACTCAGTTTGGGGGGTCTTCAGCATTGTGGggaccctctccctgccctggaaTCACAGTGCTGGGATCCAGGCGCTCTGGGGCTCCGGCCCCTTTGTTCAGGGGATCTCCCACCCCAAATCTTTCAGCACCCCACAAATGTGTCCCTAAaggcctgtccctgtcccacgcgggctgggggtgctgaggaGCCGGGGGGAGCAGTGTGGGGGAGAAGGAGCTGGTGACGAGAGGGGGCAATGGGGGGGGGTTTCCAgggaggggggggtcccggccgcCCCTCACCGCGGCGCCGGTGGGAAGGTGGGGGGCGGGAGCCGGTGGCGGCAGGTGGATTTCGACACCGGGGTGGGGCCCGTCCCCAGTGGGGTTTGCACAGCTCCCGCTGAGTCACGGCCGCCCTGCTGGGAGCCTGCGGGTGcccgggggtctgggggtgccgCCGGTGCCCCCGgggccccggggccgcgggcaAAGGCAGCCCCGAGCCGGGCTTCAAAGCGCTGCCAGGGGCTCGGCCCGCGGCTTCGCTGCCTCATCCTGCTGCCAAGCGGCCTGGGGgtgcagcccccccaaaaacGAGCCTGAGGGCTCCCAGCTGGGCCCTGGGCTTGGGGCGGGAGCGAAGGTGGGGGTGATGGTTTCCCAGCCCGGCTGGGATGCGGGAGAGCCAGGCTGGCCTCGTGGGTGCCGTGTCCCTCCGTGGGTGCCGTGTCCCTCCGTGGGTGCCGTGTCCTCCCGTGGGTGGGGCATGGGCTTGGGGATGCCACCGCTGTCCCCTCGGGGACCCGGCCGTGCTGGGGAACAGAGTCAGGGGGGTGACAAGGCAGATGTTGGAGGTTTCCTTGGATTTTGGAATTAGGCACCGACCCCTTTGGGCTGCAGGCGGGACCCACCGGCACCAGGGGCTGGCACGGGGTCCGTAGGGGACAGGGACGGGTCTAAGGGGTGTCCCCCCAAACTGGTGCCACCATCGTGGTGTCACAGCGGCGTCGCAGAGCAGCGCAACCCCCTCGGTGGGGGGCTCAGTGACCCCAAAACGCGGGCGCGCGGTGCCGGTGCGCGCAGGGACGGGGGGTGCGGagctgtgcccccccccccttttctcacagctcttctccccctccccgcccgccccgcttgGCCCCGCAGGTCTGtgcgcgccgccgccccgcaaTGCTGACGGCGGTCTGCGGCTCCCTGGGATCCCAGCCCTCGGACGCGCCCCGCGCCTCCCCGACCCACCTGGACCTGCAGCCgctccagcccttccagccccacggccccgccgcgccggggGCCCCCGACTTCGCctcgccgctgccgccgccggagctgccgctgccgggccccgacgacgccgccgccgccgccgccgccttcgCCGCCCCCGGCGCCTACGAGCCCCATGGCCCCCCGAGGTTAGAGCTGCCCCCCgacggccccgccgcctccgGAGCCTACGCCAAGCTGCTGCCGGCCGCCCCGGACATGGCGCATCCCTACGAGCCCTGGTTCCGACCCCCGCACCCCGGCGCCCCCGGCGAGGAGGGCGGAGGTGTCAACTGGTGGGACCTCCACGCCGGAGCCAGCTGGATGGAGCTGCCCCCCGGGCAAGGCGGGGGGCTGCAGGTGCCCGCGCACCCCGGGCTGCCCGCGGCCCTGGGCGGGTACGGCGGGGGCGAGCACCAGCTCTGCGCGCCCCCCGCCCACCTGCTGCCCCCGCCCGCGCAGCATCTCCTGGCGGCGGAGGGGGTGAAGGCGCTGGAGGGGCCCCCGGAGCCGCGGGGGCCGGAGGCGgagggcggggggcggccgaaGGGGGCCCGGCGGGCCGTGCCCAGGGGCGGGGGGCAGGCGGCGTGCCGCTGCCCCAACTGCCAGGAGGCGGAGAGGGGGGGCCCGTGCCCCGAGGGGGTGAAGCGCAAGCACCTGCACAACTGCCACATTCCCG
Encoded proteins:
- the SP6 gene encoding transcription factor Sp6 — encoded protein: MLTAVCGSLGSQPSDAPRASPTHLDLQPLQPFQPHGPAAPGAPDFASPLPPPELPLPGPDDAAAAAAAFAAPGAYEPHGPPRLELPPDGPAASGAYAKLLPAAPDMAHPYEPWFRPPHPGAPGEEGGGVNWWDLHAGASWMELPPGQGGGLQVPAHPGLPAALGGYGGGEHQLCAPPAHLLPPPAQHLLAAEGVKALEGPPEPRGPEAEGGGRPKGARRAVPRGGGQAACRCPNCQEAERGGPCPEGVKRKHLHNCHIPGCGKAYAKTSHLKAHLRWHSGDRPFVCNWLFCGKRFTRSDELQRHLQTHTGAKKFSCPVCGRVFMRSDHLGKHMKTHDGGKDGAEPEGKGAGDPSAAKGGKRESEGGTAAPTN